GATGGCACAACGCGCTTTAGACTGTAGCTGCTGGGGCTTGCTGCGCGCGCGGAGAAGAGCCTCCGGCAATCCGCGAGATCGCTGTCACCTTTGGAAGATCAATACAAGCAAATGACGCGGCGTGAGTTGCTCGGCCTGGGCGCGGGTGCGGCTGCGTGTGCCGCGTTGCCGAAGATGGCGCGGGCGCAGGAGAGGCCGGATAGCACGCTAACGATTGGGGCGTGCATGCTGGACGCTTCGCCGAAGCATTTGATCAAGACGGTGGGGTATAACGGCACGATTCCGGGGCCGCTGCTGCGGCTGCGCGAGGGGCGGCGCGCGCTGATCGAGGTTGTGAACAATACGCGCGAGCCGGAGATTGTGCACTGGCATGGGCTGAAGATTCCGTCCGCAATGGACGGCGCGATGGAAGAGGGATCGCCGATGATTCAGCCGGGACAGCGGCTGGTGTATGAGTACACGCCGCGGCCTGCGGGCTTCCGGTGGTATCACACGCACACTACAGCCGGTGGCGATCTGCGCAAGGCACAGTACACCGGACAGCATGGGTTTCTTTACGTCGAGCCGGCGAATGATGCGGGAGCGTACGACCGCGAGGAGTTCCTGGCGTTGCATGACTGGCGTGGGGAGCTGGTTGCGAACGCCGATGGAGCGATGAATCCGGCGTATGAGGTTACGACGATCAATGGAAAGATGCTGGGGCATGGAGAACCAATCCGGGTGAAGCAGGGCGAGCGGCTGCTGCTGCATGTGCTGAACTCGAGCGCGACGGAGGTTCACTGGATCGCGCTGGCGGGGCATGAATTCCAGGTGATCGCGCTGGATGGGAATCCAGTGCCGAAGCCGGCGGTGGTGCCGATGCTGCGGCTCGCGCCGGCGGAACGCGTTTGCGCGATTGTGGAGATGAAGAACCCGGGCGTGTGGGTGATGGGCGAGGTCCGCAAGCATGTGCAGGCCGCGGGAATGGGCGTGGTTGTGGAGTATGCGGGAGCAACGGGCGCGGCGAAGTGGGAGCAGCCGATGGAACTCGTGTGGAATTATGAACAGTTCGGAAACAACGCAGGTGAGCCGGAGGAGCGCGGCGATGTGGAGGAGATTCCGCTGGTGATTGAGTCGCGGTTTATGGGCCATGGCGCG
This Acidobacteriaceae bacterium DNA region includes the following protein-coding sequences:
- a CDS encoding multicopper oxidase family protein, whose product is MTRRELLGLGAGAAACAALPKMARAQERPDSTLTIGACMLDASPKHLIKTVGYNGTIPGPLLRLREGRRALIEVVNNTREPEIVHWHGLKIPSAMDGAMEEGSPMIQPGQRLVYEYTPRPAGFRWYHTHTTAGGDLRKAQYTGQHGFLYVEPANDAGAYDREEFLALHDWRGELVANADGAMNPAYEVTTINGKMLGHGEPIRVKQGERLLLHVLNSSATEVHWIALAGHEFQVIALDGNPVPKPAVVPMLRLAPAERVCAIVEMKNPGVWVMGEVRKHVQAAGMGVVVEYAGATGAAKWEQPMELVWNYEQFGNNAGEPEERGDVEEIPLVIESRFMGHGAMERWMINGKSYPDVPEPVLTEGRRYRLRMQNKSMDDHPMHMHRHTFELKQLPGAKSGAAAIQTRGIMKDTVLARAGAETVVEVVADDPGKTLFHCHQQNHMDLGFMMLFRYA